ACTCACTGTCTACATTCAAACATACTTGTTAAGACTTGCTTCTTGTCATATatatttgatcaattggtACCAATCAATTTAGCTTTGTTTTGGTTCTTCCACAAACACATAGTACAACATATTATTTGCTACTATCCTGTATACAACACTAAGTTCAtcttattttttgtttgtggCACTTACAGACAAACTTAACTAAGAGAGCAGaagcaagaaaaaagaaaagtttacaaccagaaaaaaaaaacatcaCGAAGAGGTTAATCACTAGTTTAgactttttcaaattttcatcCTTAATTTAACATCTCGAGATATTTCTTCCTCAACAACCTCATTAACAGTTtctatatttatattcGTTTTTGTATGATTATGAATATGACTACTGATTATAGAGATCCATTACTCGATTTGTTTGGTACAGAGTCTAACTCTGGCAATGAAACATCATCTCCCAGTGACATTCCAGTTATCAACAGAAGTGGCACATTTAATCAGCAACAATTTAGCCCCTTGTTAACCCAACAACTGTTATACAATACACCTAACTCTGGATCTACTCCGAATATTTTTGACCCAAACTATACCCAGATGCAGGAGGAACAAACATCTCCATCTCTGAACAAACTTCAACCAGAAGATCCcccaagaaagaaaaggaacACTAGAAGTCAGACAAAGATACACCAACAACTGGAAGGAGATGAATACAACTCAAATGATTACAAAGATCTGATAGATTTAGACAAACCACCAGTTGTTGAACCAAGTCCTCcgttttttgttgaaagtgACACTACCCCTGAATTTGTGATTCCAACACCTACCCtggaacaacaacagcaacaacatcaCGAGTTAATCGCACAAGACTACCAACGTtccaataattcaaatcaatttggaaACTTGACCCATTATGAACCAAATCTTCCTCCATTACCTCCTTTATCAGAGAGTATACTTCCACAGACAAACACTTTCCATCCATTAGTGTTGCCACATGACCCAAGACACGCTATTACTGCTGGCCCAGCTAATAACagtcaacaacaacaacaacaacaacagcaagaCTCACTGATACCATCAGATGGTATTTCTTCCAAGATACAACAACTTCATGCACCTTCATTGTCAAACAATCAATCAGCATCTCAAcgtaaaaagaaagaaagttCTGGGCCCAAAACACGTCCTGCATTTGTTATGAAAATCTGGTCGATGGTGAACGATCCTGCCAATCATGAATATATCAGATGGAATGATGACGGGAAGACTTTCCAAGTGTTTCACCGTGAAGATTTTATGAAGGTTATATTACCCAAATATTTCAAGCATAATAATTTTGCTAGTTTTGTGAGACAATTAAATATGTATGGATGGCACAAAGTGCAGGATGTCGCTAATGGTACCTTAAATCAAAACTCGGACAAGAATGGACAAGATGAAATATGGCAATTTGAGAATCCAAACTTTATAAAGGATCGAGAAGATTTATTGGATAAGATTGTGAGAAACAAGAGTAGTTCAAACCAAGATGACGTTTCTGGAGTTTCATTCAATGGGATAAACAATAGTGCAAATTTGTCGTTGATTTTACAAGAGTTGGAAACAATCAAGATGAATCAGTATGTTATATCTGAAGATTTAAGAAGAGTGCGACAAGATAACAAGATGTTATGGCAAGAGAACTACCTAAATAGAGAAAGAAATCAAGTACAAGGCCGCACATTGGATAAAATATTAAAGTTTTTATCTGTTGTTTATGGTAATAATGCtaataaaatattgaatggGCACGGATTCGCTGATTTCAATGATAGTAACAATATCATGACTCAATATAGACCATCACCCATGGGATCACCATTACTACTGAGACCACAAACCCAACCACCACCTTCAAATTCTAGATTTGCAAGAGATAACAATCAGACTGCACAACCTACTTATGAATCACCATTATCAACCAGCgataccaataataataacaacaataccTTTGAATATCAACAAGCTGTCAATCGTCCACGTCTCATGTTGACTAACCGAGCACATTCCAGACGTCCAAGTATGTCTAGAACCAAATCTACTCCAGAAGGGTCCATAGAAGAGATAATACGTTCTTATTCCAACGATAAAGCTGCTGAATCTAATGTTAATAGAATGTATGAGCAATTAGTTGGTCATCAACCAGGTGCAACTacaaataacaataaccaTTCTTCCCTGACAGCAATTTCGGCGCCATCACCACGTCATAGTTTCttacaagaattgaatctACCAGGCACACCAAGAAACCTTGATGATTTAGAGAAGCATATTAATAAAGAAGGACAATCAATTCAGCAAGTGCAAGACTGGATTGATAAGTTAGCCCAAGAGCAACATGAaaaacaacagcaacaacaaggaaatgatgatgacgatgatttTGATGTCAACGAGTTTTTGAAAGATGCTACTACAACTCCTAGTTCTAATGTGCCAAATGGTGGTCATTATAACAATGGGAATATAAGTTTTGTTGGTTCACCAATTGCGATGACTCCAGGCTCAAATGTCAGTTCTAACATAAATGATTCTGATGGTAATGAGaagaaactgaaaaaaaggTCAATCGAAGAAGTTAGCGATCATTAAATAGGATATAGATGAAGTGTGTCTATaatcattatatttttcaattcattattttcgTTGTTTAGGTATATAGATAAATTTTAAGTTTAATACAATAAGTTTATGAAATACAATCTGTTGTAGTCTACCTAATGCCTGGCATTTTCTTTCACCTCGTTAACTATTGATGGTTATGGTGGACCGAGAGAGAAAAGGTGACGGCAATGGAAAGAAGATCATGCAGAAAATGTTGGGTAGTTCGGACTATTTCACTCTATTGAGAGTAAATGCATCACATGATAATAGTATTGAATAGAAAGTTTTCTAAATTTAGACTTCTATGGacaaccaagaaaaaaaaaagaaacttgaaatatttttttggtccGTTGAGGGTTTTGCCGACTGGGCAAAATCCAATTGATGACGTAATACAGTAAGGCAAAATTTAGCgaataagaagaagacgaagaagacgaagaatacaaaacaaatcacGTTGGTTTGTGATTGTTAGTATTCAGTAAATTGAGCAATTACAAAGAATAAAAACGGAATCAGAACTTGAACAAAGATAAGCgatgaagaaaatagaaaaatgTATGGCGATAAAGTAGAAAGACAGCCAATCAAGATGTAGATCGGAATAGAATTTCCCGCTTGACAGTTGATATTGTGGGTCCATTATTTTTGCTCGTGATATCCAAATCTAATTATAAATGAAGTATTGACGGTATAATCCCTTCAAAGGCACCATTGACAGGTGTTTATAATTACGAAATGAACGACAACAGTCGAAGGTGGTAACTCGCAGAAAAAATAGCAGTTGCTCCCGAattccaagaaaaaattgaaatatacTTTTGACACATTTCAACTCCAAATCGACTAAAAGGTCAGATTACGGAAAGTTACATTCACCGTCAAAAGTCACTGATTTTTTGCAATAACAATGATTGTCAGATACATGCCGTGTCTCCTACCTTCCCCTCTTTATTACTGTTATTGCTCATTGCacaaaaatatcaaaactAACTCATAACAATAAGAATAGTCCAAAGAAACTAAGAAGATATTGCAAAATActttttagtttcttttttttttacgtTAATTTTAATCTTGGCCGCATTTACGGTGAACTACATGGTTTTATTAATATGGAAGAAGtgaaattaatgaagaCAGACTGTTGTGGTTAATTCGTTATTTATTTAGCATTTGTATTGatggaaaaaattaaaattatggTAGGTGTAATTTCTAATATCAACATTAGTCTAATCTACGCAATCTAGTAATCCAATCAGAACAGAATAATATACTTTTCgattgataaattagaGGTTTTCACATAGACtaaaataaactaaaatgaaaaagaaaaaaaaaatgaaacgATGTGGCACTTAACATCAGTACATGAAGAATGACAAACTAAAACAAACAGAtgatatttgaaattcaaagaatatatatatatacgtATGATTATGAGCATCCAAtccatttttctttgtttatttgttcGTTTAAACTTGAACTCAAACGGTTAACTATTGTTTCTCTTTTGGAAGACTTTGCTTTTTTAACTTGCTCAGTTATAATTAGCTCATCAGAGGTATTTAAAGCTTGACATATTTCCAGATTATCGTGCCCTACAATAAGTtcagttgaaaaaaagagccatcaacaaaatcaaaccaCAAGAAAGCCTAATCAAAGAATACACCCCCAATCAATAGAGAAAAGTGGAGAACACCAGGCGTGCAAGAACATTCTATTGATATTGTGCATCAAGATAATTCATATTCACATCTAGTTCGGTATAacaaatttcatttcacAATCATTGACAGAGTTGTTTGACTTATCTCCGTCTTCGCCCCCAACTTCAAGGTCCGTCTATCATTACAGATAAAAACGCGCAACAAACccattctttttctttttttggtacCTACTCCTCCACCCGTTATTATTGTGCTTGGTCTCCCCGTCCCCCATCTGCCTTCTCCTTTTCTCCATCCATAATTGTCTAAACAAACTAACTAAACAagcgaaaaaaaaagagagaacaaaccaaacaaataaactatcaactaaaaaaaaagaaaagaataagaTTAGGGTCCCATCTTATTGAATGTTTCTGAGAAATACAAACAAATATAGAATCTAACTAGAACGAGTTAACTTAGTTTACCAGAGGATTTACATTCCTGAATCCAGAAAGAGGCCCATACTATTATCATATCCCCATATCTTTATTAGTTTATCTATGGCGTCAAATATTTCACAAGATAGATCATCACCTTCTGTTGCTTTCGTGTCTCAAAAAAGGATATATTCCAAACACGGATGTAAGGAATGTAAAAGAAGGAAGATTAAATGCGACGAAGGCAAGCCATCTTGTTGGCAATGTATCCGATTAAGAAAAGATTGTTCCTATCCTAAACCTGGGGAGAAGGTCTTAAGAATACTGAGAAAGAAGCAACGAGAGCAATTGATAAGACAAGAAGAGGCACAAAATCACCTGTTACttctacaacaacaatatcgATTTGAACAACCTCATAGCATAATTACAACACATGCaccatcaatatcatctaACTCATCGCAAGACAGTTATCGTGACACTAGATCACCAAATCCAATAGCTAACCTGGCCCCGATgtatcaacaacagcatCTCCCACAAAACCATTACCAACCTCAATTTCAACCGCCgccgccaccaccacagcaacaacaataccCTTCACATCAACCGCTAGTACATCAGCAGCCACAGCCagtaccaccaccaccaccagcacAGCAGCTACTGCCGTcacatcaacaatatcaaatggCACCTCCTTCTATTTCCTACTATCCCAATCCCCCGTCATATATGCAATATCCTGCGCATATAATTCAAGCAGGGCCACACACATTACCTCAGAATGTTGTTCCAAATCATCCTAACCCTCCTCCTCCACCGCCTCCCCCTCCTATTGTACCACAGCAGCCACCACAACCATACCCACAAAATAACCACTCAGTTGTTTTGCCTCCGCCTCAAGCAGCTAAATTACCAATAGCTCCTCTTCCGGATCACTTAAATAAAAGGCTCCAAAATCCCGCAGCTGCTCCTTCTTTGAAAGCTAGAAATAGCAGAAATGACAGCACGAATTCGATCCCtaatttgttgaatgaTACAAATGTGTTGTCTGATAGTAATACAATCAGTGGTGCTGGGAATACTCCACAAACTCCACCTCAACagaattcaaataataacattCATATTGAACATAGCCAATTTTCTAATGACGATATCGTGGAGtattataatcaaaatgaTTTGGAGGTATTAGCTACcgatttgaataatattgttAGTGAAATCatgtttgattttaattttgttaaagATAAAAACCCACCTTTAGAGTCAGAAGATGGTTCACTAAGGACAGCAACATCAACTAATGGGAGCCCACCTCCTTTGGAAACAGCTCCTTCAAGCCATCATAATGTTCCTATAGACTTCATTCATTTCAAAAAGGAATCCGATAGAAcatattttgaaacattCTACAATGAATTTGCACAAATTATACTACCATTCCCAAGTTTTGACAAACATAACAAGTGTTATTTCAATCCAGCAAGAGACATAATTCTTAGGAGTGCTGCTAAAgtaaaatatttattagcAGCGGTATTGGCAAATGGGGCCCGACAACAGTTTAATAAAACAAAGAGCGAAGAAGATGAACAAGCTTATTGCTTTTACTTGTCGAGATGTTTAGAGTTATTGGGACCAGCGATAGCcaatgatgataaagaaTTGGCATCAAACATTGAGAATGTTTTATTGACAGTATTGTTATTGACAGCAGGTAATGCATCAAATTTGAGACAAGATTGGCGGTCTCATCTCAAAGGTGCAAAGGATTTATTAGTTAAGAATTCACCAAAGAGTACTACCAAAAGAAAGCATTCTAAAGtgtttatattttgcaAAATTTGGTTTGTCACTATTGAAGTTTTAGCTGGTATAAGTTCCCAAAAGGGGGGTACGTTGCAAACtgaacaagaaattgacgaattaatcaattctgGGGATGAATATGAACAACAAgtattgaaagaattagGAATTATCCTTGATAATGGGTTTAATATTATGGGAGGTTATCAACATGAATGCTATAACTATTTTGggaaattaataaaaattttgaatcaagATAGAAATGGGAAATTAAATCCTCAAGAATCATTTGAGTATATAAAACTATTCGTTGATCTTGAACGTCAGAGGAATCTCCAATTCGTTGATAAACGAGGAAGTTGGGTTACTTCCAGCAATAGTGAAgacaacaataatgatgCTATAGATGAAAAGCATATTAATTCACTATTGGTTGAAAGAGTTCCAACTACTGACAACAAGTCTCAAGTAATATCCTGGATGGATGTATCCCATCAAGCTTATACTATGGCGTTAATGATTACAGTTCTTGAAAAATGTTTTCGTGAGAATTATTCCAATcctcaaattcaattactAAGTGATTccataattcaatttgttgactATTTATATCATCATGATGTACAGAATCTGTTGCCAAAacataaaattgaaagtgCATTAATGATGTTACAATGGCCGCTTCTTGTTGCAGGAAGAAATATTGCAAGCAACGGTACTGCTGATAATAACGGTAACACTCCCGAAACAATTCAACACAAGAAGGATGTCGTTATAAAATTCTTTGAAGCTCTGTCTAAAGTAGGTTCTGGAGGTGCATTGATCGCCTCTAAAATTATTCAGAAAATTTGGAATAAAAGAGATAATATCGAAGAAAGCGATAACGATGACAACGAGAACGAGGATTTGTTATCATACTAAACTACAGATGTATATGTTTATAGcttttaaaataaaattagaattttgtattattaaatattctTAAAACTATTCCGATTTATTTTATCTTCTCGTTTCTTCAATGACTCAAGATTCATAACTTCTCTGTAAACCCTTTGATTAATGCCAATACACCAACAGCACCTGGATCTGGGATACCACCTTCTGCTTTAAATTCTTCCTCATTAACATAACTTGCTCTACCAAATGAAGCATGTAAATTCTTAGTTTCTTCACAACCTTTATTAGCTGCTTCAACTGCTTTAGTTAAATCGCCAGTTTTATGTAAGGCATCCACAAATGGTTGCAATGTATCAATCAAAGTTCTTCCACCAACTCTTGCTCTGGTATACTTGAACAACCCATCGTACAAAGCATGGTATAAGGCATCACCAACGGATTGTACACTGATTTCTTTGGTTTGCTTCAACTGTTTCACTAAAGCAGTTaagaaaatagaataaaGACCTCCAGAAGTCCCACCCATACTATCTTCAACATATTCTGTGATTTTCCCAAGAGTATAAACTGgatcatttaaatttgatttaaaatcatcatcttcttttaATGCTTTCAAAATGGAGTTTGCTCCATCAGCTAAAGTTTGACCACAATCTccatcaccaacaacagTATCATAACGGGTGATTTTTGGTTCTTCATCCAATAAAACTTTCAAGGCATTAACTAATTGagattcaaatttttggCCGTCAATTTTAAGATCTGAAGATGTTaaagtttcatttttcataggcgattcaatttctttattttgcAGATCCCAAATTTCTGAATCATAGATTTTTGGTTTCCAACCTGGAGCATTAGTTGGAGTATCCAAAAACTTCAACACATCTTCATCAGTGAATGAGAtatcttctttcttcaaatttgaCAAGTTCAACAATGTTATTGAAAATCCTGGTGAATTGAAAGATGTGACGAAATCACTGACATAAACTCTctttggtttctttttcaaaggCAAATTAGCCAATGCGTGTTCAGCAATGGcatataattcaaatgatgaagttccaccaatattattaatcaataacacatattcatcattttcgaaatcaaaatcaacataATGGCGGTCTTTATCTTCTGgagataataattgatgatacATTTTTTGGATCAATTCATCGATATTAGGAATTGGTTTAATTTTAGTACCAGGTTCATTATGAATACCCAATCCCAATTCCATTTCATCATTTCCtgtgaattcaatttcttcttccaatttCCCCGGAACTGAAGTACGATCCAAACTTGCTCCCAAAGTTACTAAATTCTTATTGATGGCATGACCTAAATCACtcaatgatttcaaatcaacatcTGGACTAGTAGCACTAGCAGAACCCAAGATTTTATGAATAAAAGCTGTCCCAGCCAATCCTCTTCTCCCCACCATCTTATTTTGTTCTCTTCCAACAGCAACATCATCACTCACAATCACTAATTCAACTTTATAACCTTCACTTTTAGCTCTTTCTGCAACTAAACCAAAATGTAAAATATCTCCAGTATAGTTTTTAATTACAATAATGGtacctttttctttattagaTTTGGTTTTAATGGCTGCcatgatttgttttgttgaagGACTAGCAAAAACCGATCCACTAACTGCAGCATCTAATAAATTCTCTCCAACAAATCCTCCATGCATAGGTTCATGTccagcaccaccaccactgataatggtaatttttttggaagtATCCGAATGAGGGTTAAATACAACTTTTTCACTTGGGATTAAATTCACATAAGGATTAGAAGCTACTAACCCTCTCAATTGGGTAACCACAATGTCTTCGTCTTTACCGTATTTCCAATGTTTAGCTAATGTCATGATTTGGgtaaattgttttattctttatttgaTATGTTTGGCAATTGGGAGAAATCGAATTAATATGAAGTGAAATTAATGGCaatttatactttttttttttcttccgGCGTTTAAGTTGATGTTAGTGATGGTGGTGCTCAGGACTGACTATAACATCAGTTGGATAATGATTGCTTTGTGTGTTTAGACGTCCTTATACATTGTCTGATTTACATGCAGTCTAGCTAGATATCATGccatgtttttttttttcaaattattcacTCAATCGATTGTAGGTTTGATTGGCTtagtttgttgttgcttaTTGTTATTTCAATACAAAAGTGTTTTATTTTGGAGAAGTATGGAGAAAACTCGTTAACATAGAATTGAACATTTGGTGATTTCCTAACCTACCCTTTGTGTGTTTTGTTGTGgtgaataataataaagttattattatttttgggAGTAAGAGAATTTCCACCGCTACCATATCTACCTTTCATGCATGAAATTAGTGTACAATGATctgaaattaataatggAAATTGCTCAAAACCTATTATGtggattttcttttcaatattataaataccTAATTGTATGTTGTGTATTTATAGTATTGTTGGTCTTTCGAATATTTGGGCAACGGTTCGACCCGAATGTTTAGTTCGACCGAGTCCGCTTAAAGACTCGAGTTTCGGGTGCGGGGCGAGGCAGGACAGGACGGAAACTCACAACAGTCAAAATTCatataatcaaaacaaaccgaaaaaaaaagttccCTTATGAAAAAAGCGGAGTTGATTTCCCTGTAGTTGTCAAATTCATATTCACCAGCACCAAGATATCATCATGTCTACTTCCAAGAGAGCTTATAGTCGAGGTGGCTGTAAAGAATGcaaaagaaggaaaatcCGATGTCCTGAAGATAAACCATCCTGTGCAACTTGTGTTAGATTAGGGAAAGTTTGCTCGTATCCTTTGCCAGGAGAACGAGTTCCCCGTGTTTCCATCAGAGCATTAGCTAATAAGGAAATCCCACTTAATGATTCACCAGAACccaaagcaaaaaaatCTAATCCCAAACCACTAACGATTCAAATGTACCtggttgatgattttggggctaaaaagaaaaagcgGAGACTAAGATTGgatgatgattatttgaCCAACAACTTTAATACTGAAACTAATTCGCCTATATCCGGAAACAATAATGgatatttatcaaattccaaatcagcaaataataataacaataatggaTCAAATACTACTGATAATTTAATGCAACAAATAAACTCGCAAATGATCCCTCCCATTAAGCCTGCACTTAGTATTACACAAGCCCTGGAAAGTATGCTAAGCACTACATCGAGTTCTTCATTGCTTGGTGGTCTATATAATGATGACGATTTGAACCTACTTGCATCTGACTTGAATAATATCGTTAATGACATTATGTTTACTTCAAATATGCCAAACACCAATGATAGTTTGATTGATGACAACTTCTTTAGTCCGTTCAATTATCCACCACAATTGCCCGATCTCAATGATATTCCAAAACATATCCCATTGGATTATATTAAATTGAAGACAGACGATGAGAAAAGGTACCTAGCGGAGTTTTATCATGAGTTTGCGTCGCAGATTTTACCATTTGGCGCGTTCGATAAGATTTCAGGTACTTACTACAACCCTGTGAGAGATGTGATTTTAATCTATGCTGCCAAGGAAccatttttattatcagCAATATTATCTCAAGGGGCTAAACTTTCTTTCCAAAAAACATCAAAACAGTCCGACCATGACAATTATGGGTCATATTTATCTAGATGTTTAAGATTATTGGGTCCCGCATTAAGTAAAAATCGTGATAAACTGGTCAAAGATGATTTAACGTCAAATATTGAGAGTATACTTATAACCGTACTACTATTAACATCTTCCAATGCCATGACAGAAAAGTTGAGTTGGAGACCACATTTGAAAGGTGCAaaagatattattataaaggCAACACATAGTAAAATTCGACTGTCCAAAACTTTAATATTATGCAAGATATGGTTTgctgattttgaaattttggcAGGCACTAGTAGTCATTTGGGTGGCACGATAAAAACCGATTGTGATTTAGATTCAGtgataaattttgaagatgaatttgTTAAATCTGTATTGGAACAATTTGGATTACTTCAAGGTGGGAGTTTCAATATCATGAGTGGATATAATATacaaatgatttatttattccGGGATTTATCCAAACTTCTAAACCGCAAACGAGAAATGGGGGAACAATTTGTCCCCAATCAATCCCTTGAGTATATTCGTTTAATTTCGGGATTTTATGAACATTATGGGAAAGTGTATATCGATAGAAAATGTCTATTACCAGGACCAATTTCCACCCCACTAACAGAGTTATATAATCTTGTCGATTCCGTGCCCACAACAAGTGGGAACACACTTTATATTAGCTGGATGGATATTTCTCAACAAGCGTATGCTTTAGCTGGTTTAATAACTGTGTTTacttcaatattattagatCCTCCTGATTTACCACATATTCAAGATTTAAATTCCAAACTagttgatttgataaagTTTGTCGAACAAAGTGTGAACTCTTTTACAATGAAATTCCCAAATGGATTTCTGATGATTCAATGGCCCATTACGGTTGCAGGAATAAATTGTACTATCAAGAGTCAACAGCCAGTGATTgggaaatttttcaaaatatgtATTGAGTTAGGATCAGTCAGTGCTGAAATCACTTTGAAACggataaagaaaatatgGGAATTGCGTGAAAAGGGTGAGGAGTATTATGATCTTCATATTAAGCATGAAAATGGTGAAATTGACGGAATTCATATCGATAATGTTGCCTACTAATAGGGGTATTTATTCTTTGTAAGTTGACAAAGATGGATCATTTGAAATAACACTACCATCTGGATATATGCCATACAGTATCAACACATATGAGTTATTACAAATTAAATctatattaataaatactAAAACTGTGCCTATTTACAGGAAAAATCACATACACTAGTACGCATATTGCTACAACCTTTGTTGTTATATTAAATTCTCTCAGGCTCTTCATTTCTTACctcatcttcttcagtttCTTTTGGTTGAGATACATCAGAAGCTGATGAATcactttcttttgtttctttttcattagaTTGTTCTTCTGGTTTTTCGACGTTTTTCGGTAATCTTTCATTGGTAACAAAGAATGCAGCAAAAAATGTAATAGCAGAAAACCCAATAGCCATATAAAACACATTTCTAATAGCATTCATGATTTGGGTTTTAACAAAATGTTCAGTCTCTGGGTGTAATGTCTTTAATAAGGCTGTTGATGAAGTCAATTGACTTAAACTAAATTTCTGTAAATCTTGTAAAATGACTGGATTTGTG
This genomic stretch from Candida albicans SC5314 chromosome 1, complete sequence harbors:
- the CTA8 gene encoding stress-responsive transcription factor (Essential transcription factor, mediates heat shock transcriptional induction; in the absence of heat stress, Cta8p levels are modulated by growth temperature to regulate basal expression of genes involved in protein folding), whose amino-acid sequence is MIMNMTTDYRDPLLDLFGTESNSGNETSSPSDIPVINRSGTFNQQQFSPLLTQQSLYNTPNSGSTPNIFDPNYTQMQEEQTSPSSNKLQPEDPPRKKRNTRSQTKIHQQSEGDEYNSNDYKDSIDLDKPPVVEPSPPFFVESDTTPEFVIPTPTSEQQQQQHHELIAQDYQRSNNSNQFGNLTHYEPNLPPLPPLSESILPQTNTFHPLVLPHDPRHAITAGPANNSQQQQQQQQQDSSIPSDGISSKIQQLHAPSLSNNQSASQRKKKESSGPKTRPAFVMKIWSMVNDPANHEYIRWNDDGKTFQVFHREDFMKVILPKYFKHNNFASFVRQLNMYGWHKVQDVANGTLNQNSDKNGQDEIWQFENPNFIKDREDLLDKIVRNKSSSNQDDVSGVSFNGINNSANLSLILQELETIKMNQYVISEDLRRVRQDNKMLWQENYLNRERNQVQGRTLDKILKFLSVVYGNNANKILNGHGFADFNDSNNIMTQYRPSPMGSPLLSRPQTQPPPSNSRFARDNNQTAQPTYESPLSTSDTNNNNNNTFEYQQAVNRPRLMLTNRAHSRRPSMSRTKSTPEGSIEEIIRSYSNDKAAESNVNRMYEQLVGHQPGATTNNNNHSSSTAISAPSPRHSFLQELNLPGTPRNLDDLEKHINKEGQSIQQVQDWIDKLAQEQHEKQQQQQGNDDDDDFDVNEFLKDATTTPSSNVPNGGHYNNGNISFVGSPIAMTPGSNVSSNINDSDGNEKKSKKRSIEEVSDH
- the LYS143 gene encoding Lys143p (Zn(II)2Cys6 transcription factor; ortholog of S. cerevisiae Lys14 involved in the regulation of lysine biosynthesis genes), coding for MASNISQDRSSPSVAFVSQKRIYSKHGCKECKRRKIKCDEGKPSCWQCIRLRKDCSYPKPGEKVLRISRKKQREQLIRQEEAQNHSLLLQQQYRFEQPHSIITTHAPSISSNSSQDSYRDTRSPNPIANSAPMYQQQHLPQNHYQPQFQPPPPPPQQQQYPSHQPLVHQQPQPVPPPPPAQQLSPSHQQYQMAPPSISYYPNPPSYMQYPAHIIQAGPHTLPQNVVPNHPNPPPPPPPPPIVPQQPPQPYPQNNHSVVLPPPQAAKLPIAPLPDHLNKRLQNPAAAPSLKARNSRNDSTNSIPNLLNDTNVLSDSNTISGAGNTPQTPPQQNSNNNIHIEHSQFSNDDIVEYYNQNDLEVLATDLNNIVSEIMFDFNFVKDKNPPLESEDGSLRTATSTNGSPPPLETAPSSHHNVPIDFIHFKKESDRTYFETFYNEFAQIILPFPSFDKHNKCYFNPARDIILRSAAKVKYLLAAVLANGARQQFNKTKSEEDEQAYCFYLSRCLELLGPAIANDDKELASNIENVLLTVLLLTAGNASNLRQDWRSHLKGAKDLLVKNSPKSTTKRKHSKVFIFCKIWFVTIEVLAGISSQKGGTLQTEQEIDELINSGDEYEQQVLKELGIILDNGFNIMGGYQHECYNYFGKLIKILNQDRNGKLNPQESFEYIKLFVDLERQRNLQFVDKRGSWVTSSNSEDNNNDAIDEKHINSLLVERVPTTDNKSQVISWMDVSHQAYTMALMITVLEKCFRENYSNPQIQLLSDSIIQFVDYLYHHDVQNSLPKHKIESALMMLQWPLLVAGRNIASNGTADNNGNTPETIQHKKDVVIKFFEASSKVGSGGALIASKIIQKIWNKRDNIEESDNDDNENEDLLSY
- the DAK2 gene encoding dihydroxyacetone kinase (Putative dihydroxyacetone kinase; repressed by yeast-hypha switch; fluconazole-induced; caspofungin repressed; protein enriched in stationary phase yeast cultures; flow model biofilm induced; rat catheter and Spider biofilm repressed), with amino-acid sequence MTLAKHWKYGKDEDIVVTQLRGLVASNPYVNLIPSEKVVFNPHSDTSKKITIISGGGAGHEPMHGGFVGENLLDAAVSGSVFASPSTKQIMAAIKTKSNKEKGTIIVIKNYTGDILHFGLVAERAKSEGYKVELVIVSDDVAVGREQNKMVGRRGLAGTAFIHKILGSASATSPDVDLKSLSDLGHAINKNLVTLGASLDRTSVPGKLEEEIEFTGNDEMELGLGIHNEPGTKIKPIPNIDELIQKMYHQLLSPEDKDRHYVDFDFENDEYVLLINNIGGTSSFELYAIAEHALANLPLKKKPKRVYVSDFVTSFNSPGFSITLLNLSNLKKEDISFTDEDVLKFLDTPTNAPGWKPKIYDSEIWDSQNKEIESPMKNETLTSSDLKIDGQKFESQLVNALKVLLDEEPKITRYDTVVGDGDCGQTLADGANSILKALKEDDDFKSNLNDPVYTLGKITEYVEDSMGGTSGGLYSIFLTALVKQLKQTKEISVQSVGDALYHALYDGLFKYTRARVGGRTLIDTLQPFVDALHKTGDLTKAVEAANKGCEETKNLHASFGRASYVNEEEFKAEGGIPDPGAVGVLALIKGFTEKL